From the Solanum lycopersicum chromosome 10, SLM_r2.1 genome, one window contains:
- the LOC101254138 gene encoding homeobox-leucine zipper protein ROC8-like, which translates to MKKLSNQKASLPLPLHPYGFLLHSKLFLISSKMTRLDISGMFFAEGNNVTELVRVLIGTLPGNDITIIQSHMLKENNMLLLEESTIDEMRAFLIYGPIDLPIVTSITNGGDVTKVDIFPLGIIISPDGRFASERGNNGSEKDGSILTVAFQKLICTNNNPISQEQRMEAVTSVLNLLSSIVLHIKAALGCFD; encoded by the exons atgaagaaactaTCCAATCAAAAGGCTTCATTGCCACTGCCGCTACATCCCTATGGTTTCCTTTTGCAttcaaaactatttttaatttccTCAAAGATGACAAGACTAGATATCAG tGGGATGTTTTTTGCTGAAGGAAATAATGTGACTGAGTTAGTTCGAGTACTAATCGGAACTCTACCCGGAAACGATATTACAATCATTCAG TCTCATATGCTAAAAGAGAACAACATGTTACTTCTTGAAGAGTCAACCATCGATGAAATGAGAGCATTTTTAATCTATGGACCCATAGATTTACCAATAGTCACTTCAATTACCAATGGAGGTGATGTCACAAAAGTTGACATTTTTCCCTTAGGTATCATCATAAGTCCTGATGGCCGCTTTGCCTCGGAGAGGGGCAATAATGGAAGTGAAAAAGATGGTTCTATCTTGACAGTggcttttcaaaaattgatttgtacTAATAATAATCCAATCTCCCAGGAACAACGTATGGAGGCAGTGACTTCAGTTCTTAACCTTTTGAGCTCTATAGTTTTACATATCAAAGCAGCATTGGGTTGCTTTGATTAA